One Chitinophaga sp. H8 DNA window includes the following coding sequences:
- a CDS encoding DUF6263 family protein — protein MKKFFGLMALGCAISIATFAQEFVELGYHFNKGELFELEQKSRTETYMTVDDVMRRNTRDYNTMISMEVTDLNAGKATLTFRYKDLKFNFNAKNHNIFVDAKVANDKEPFQDALKRVLEQPFTVELQPTGIINKIDGLDKILENSFVAFDKLKKDEIEAYEKIMKDQFGVDAFRSWLEQLLIMYPVHGIKSGTQWEESFPLRTGLVGRMDLYWNLQSWDSQTAKVSATGKIKTDKLEQFTLEDGMLATAEISGDMQSNYLINRSSGLPSICVQNTEMKGEYTYKRNKAKKLRKDLKVPVKVVTNASYKIKQMK, from the coding sequence AGAACTGGGGTACCATTTCAATAAAGGGGAACTGTTTGAACTGGAACAGAAAAGCCGTACAGAAACGTATATGACTGTAGATGATGTGATGCGCCGCAATACCCGCGATTATAACACCATGATATCCATGGAAGTAACCGATTTGAACGCGGGTAAAGCCACCCTGACTTTCCGCTATAAAGACCTCAAATTCAACTTCAACGCCAAAAACCATAATATTTTTGTGGATGCCAAAGTAGCCAACGATAAAGAACCCTTCCAGGATGCCCTGAAAAGAGTACTGGAACAACCTTTTACTGTTGAACTACAACCTACCGGCATCATCAATAAAATTGACGGACTCGATAAGATCCTCGAAAACTCATTCGTGGCTTTTGACAAACTGAAGAAGGATGAAATTGAGGCTTATGAGAAAATCATGAAAGACCAGTTTGGGGTAGATGCCTTCCGCTCCTGGCTGGAACAATTACTGATCATGTACCCGGTACACGGCATTAAATCCGGTACCCAATGGGAAGAAAGCTTCCCCCTCCGCACCGGCCTGGTAGGACGGATGGACCTGTACTGGAACCTCCAGAGCTGGGATAGCCAAACAGCCAAGGTAAGCGCTACCGGCAAAATCAAAACAGACAAACTGGAACAATTTACCCTGGAAGATGGTATGCTCGCTACTGCTGAAATTTCCGGCGATATGCAAAGTAATTACCTGATCAACCGTAGCAGCGGACTACCCAGCATCTGTGTGCAGAATACAGAAATGAAGGGGGAGTATACCTACAAAAGAAATAAAGCCAAAAAATTAAGGAAGGACCTGAAAGTGCCGGTAAAAGTGGTGACCAATGCTTCCTACAAGATTAAACAAATGAAGTAA